The Neodiprion virginianus isolate iyNeoVirg1 chromosome 5, iyNeoVirg1.1, whole genome shotgun sequence genome contains a region encoding:
- the LOC124304472 gene encoding zinc finger HIT domain-containing protein 3, translating to MTMCELCGKEIAPYKCPTCRIRYCSADCFKVHKSVPCTSQIPEPDEIKAERIEPLYRFPTEDTVSVEKLAALRQCTELKNCLNNPHVRAIMKGILDADDPTEAVAQAMTEPIFVELADACLRVVEPQDEVPFPNS from the exons ATGACCATGTGTGAGCTTTGCGGCAAAGAAATCGCCCCTTACAAGTGCCCAACGTGCAGAATACGATA CTGCTCGGCCGACTGCTTCAAGGTGCATAAATCTGTGCCTTGCACCTCGCAGATTCCCGAGCCTGATGAAATTAAAGCAGAAAGAATCGAACCCCTCTACAGGTTTCCCACGGAAGACACAGTTTCCGTAGAGAAACTGGCAGCATTGCGTCAATGTACAGAGCTAAAAAACTGTCTTAACAATCCTCACGTACGCGCAATCATGAAGGGGATTCTAGATGCTGACGATCCTACAGAAGCTGTGGCTCAGGCTATGACAGAACCGATATTCGTCGAACTTGCAGATGCCTGTCTTCGCGTTGTAGAGCCGCAGGACGAGGTTCCGTTCCCTAATTCTTAG
- the LOC124304468 gene encoding beta-glucuronidase isoform X1, which translates to MSVLDNEIDQSENGAGALLPTLMTLLGTFLVSANRTPNTATYPSLIGNGNATLPGLLYPRESESRQVVSLNGMWDFLVSPPADPEVGYREGWYEKDLNKVGKPMKMPVPSSYNDVTTSSALRDHVGVVWYQRTFYTPSSWAEMRTFVWFGSVNYIAHVWINGKLVASHELGHLPFEGDIGGVLNPTGKNYITVAIDNRLLINTVPQGRINKINTDEGEVFQQTYTFDFFHYSGIHRSVFLYTKPRVHVSDISVKTSIDGNDGTVEYVVEARGLDQGEIPNFTVSLIDADGLVVAKESGKVISGRLKVPSANLWWGRDMGYEPGYLYTLEVRVSVTNTSGQDVYRLPVGIRTVTWTNTSLLLNGKPVYFRGFGRHEDSFIRGRALDLPTMTRDYELLKWVGANGYRTSHYPYSEEVLDEADRQGFLIIDECPAVNTENFSTPLLELHKRSLSELIRRDKNRPSVVMWSIANEPFSQYDAASDYFRQIAEHTRSLDLTRPITLAIAQSVQADKSAPYLDIISFNRYNAWYSNPGRLDVIDILVEAEATAWNEKYNKPVMMTEYGADTMPGLHELPAYVWSEDYQTELMSRHFKAFDRLRKKGFFIGEFIWNFADFRTAQSFTRVGGNKKGIFTRDRQPKEVAHLVRKRYFSLAAEQYNVLIPKDLALYVSSTYAGRSEL; encoded by the exons ATGAGTGTTCTTGACAACGAAATCGACCAGAGCGAG AATGGCGCTGGGGCCCTGCTGCCGACCCTGATGACACTCTTAGGGACGTTTCTTGTCTCGGCGAACCGTACGCCGAACACGGCGACGTATCCCTCGCTAATCGGAAACGGGAATGCGACGCTTCCAGGACTTCTGTATCCCCGAGAGAGCGAGTCTCGACAG GTTGTATCGCTGAACGGGATGTGGGATTTCCTAGTTTCGCCTCCCGCCGACCCGGAGGTGGGGTACAGGGAGGGCTGGTACGAGAAGGACCTGAACAAG GTCGGCAAGCCGATGAAGATGCCGGTTCCGTCGTCCTACAACGATGTGACTACCTCGAGTGCGCTGAGGGACCACGTCGGCGTCGTCTGGTACCAGAGAACCTTCTACACGCCCTCATCCTGGGCCGAGATGCGCACCTTCGTATGGTTCGGTTCAGTGAACTACATCGCACACGTG TGGATAAACGGGAAACTCGTCGCGAGTCACGAGCTGGGACACCTCCCGTTCGAAGGTGATATTGGGGGGGTGCTGAACCCCACCGGGAAGAACTACATCACTGTCGCCATCGACAACAGGCTCCTTATAAATACCGTACCGCAGGGTAggataaacaaaataaacacGGACGAGGGAGAGGTCTTCCAGCAGACCTACACCTTTGACTTCTTCCACTACTCGGGGATACACAG ATCGGTGTTTCTCTACACAAAGCCGAGGGTCCACGTCTCGGACATCTCCGTGAAAACAAGTATCGACGGAAACGATGGTACGGTGGAGTACGTGGTGGAAGCTCGCGGTCTGGACCAAGGCGAGATTCCGAATTTCACGGTGAGCTTGATAGACGCGGACGGTCTTGTAGTCGCAAAAGAATCGGGCAAGGTGATATCGGGGAGGCTCAAGGTACCTTCCGCGAATCTTTGGTGGGGCAGGGATATGGGATACGAGCCTGGGTACCTCTATACGCTAGAGGTGCGGGTCTCGGTGACGAATACATCCGGGCAGGATGTCTACCGGCTTCCAGTCGGCATCAGGACCGTAACCTGGACCAACACCAGCCTCCTTCTGAACGGCAAACCCGTCTACTTCCGCGGTTTCGGTCGCCACGAAGACTCCTTCATCAGGGGACGCGCTCTTGACCTTCCAACCATGACCAGAGACTACGAACTCCTCAAGTGGGTCGGCGCAAACGGATACAGAACGAGCCACTACCCTTACAGCGAGGAAGTTCTCGACGAGGCAGACAG GCAGGGCTTCCTCATAATCGACGAATGTCCCGCGGTGAATACTGAAAACTTTTCTACGCCGCTGCTAGAACTCCACAAACGATCGCTGTCGGAACTCATTAGACGGGACAAAAACCGCCCCTCGGTTGTCATGTGGTCCATTGCGAACGAGCCGTTCTCCCAGTACGATGCCGCCTCGGATTACTTCCGCCAAATAGCCGAGCATACGAGATCTCTAGATCTCACAAGACCCATCACACTCGCTATAGCACAGAGTGTCCAG GCAGACAAGTCGGCTCCGTATTTAGACATAATAAGTTTCAACCGGTACAATGCATGGTACAGTAATCCGGGAAGATTGGACGTGATAGACATTTTGGTCGAAGCTGAGGCCACTGCGTGGAACGAGAAATACAACAAGCCTGTCATGATGACTGAATACGGAGCAGACACGATGCCCGGTCTTCATGAG TTACCTGCGTACGTATGGAGCGAAGATTATCAGACGGAGTTAATGTCGAGGCACTTTAAGGCGTTCGATCGTCTGAGAAAGAAGGGATTCTTTATCGGGGAGTTCATATGGAATTTTGCTGATTTCAGAACGGCACAGT CCTTCACCAGAGTCGGTGGAAACAAAAAGGGAATATTTACAAGAGACAGGCAACCGAAAGAAGTTGCGCATCTCGTACGCAAGAGGTATTTTTCTCTGGCTGCTGAACAATACAATGTGTTGATTCCAAAGGACTTGGCATTATACGTATCTTCAACATATGCAGGGCGGTCAGAACTTTAG
- the LOC124304441 gene encoding uncharacterized protein LOC124304441, translated as MGSKLSAIINRLFDYPIKRKPICFHRQEDFTSTGERIPGSENLPKEPPSEYDKLVATFYERLLSQRRHARQMHEKNSRWSVQKVLKKFPGWNEMTISNLHSLFLLFDAQKTGMLSHPDFCAVLESLGDSTAANVRKQKFEHADADGDGWITYDEFLALLYNFTPLIDGELTGVAKLCYDIAENVRFVSSLSVGEQLEYGLF; from the exons ATGGGAAGCAAATTGAGCGCGATCATCAATCGCCTTTTCGACTACCCGATCAAGAGGAAACCGATATGCTTTCATCGACAGGAGGACTTCACCTCGACCGGCGAACGGATACCGGGGAGTGAGAATCTTCCCAAGGAACCACCGTCCGA GTACGATAAATTGGTTGCAACGTTTTACGAACGACTTCTATCTCAGCGGAGGCATGCCAGGCAAATGCACGAAAAGAACAGTCGGTGGTCGGTGCaaaaggtgctcaagaagTTTCCTGGGTGGAACGAAATGACGATCTCCAACCTTCACAgtctcttcctcctcttcgaCGCTCAAAAGACCGGCATGCTGTCGCACCCAGATTT CTGCGCGGTTTTGGAGAGTCTCGGCGATTCGACCGCAGCTAACGTCAGGAAGCAGAAGTTCGAACACGCCGATGCCGACGGCGATGGGTGGATAACCTACGACGAGTTCCTCGCCCTTCTTTACAACTTCACCCCTCTGATCGACGGCGAACTTACCGGGGTTGCTAAACTCTGTTACGACATAGCGGAGAACGTCAGATTCGTCTCGTCACTCAGCGTCGGCGAACAGCTCGAGTACGGCTTATTTTGA
- the LOC124304468 gene encoding beta-glucuronidase isoform X2, which translates to MFSVGANGAGALLPTLMTLLGTFLVSANRTPNTATYPSLIGNGNATLPGLLYPRESESRQVVSLNGMWDFLVSPPADPEVGYREGWYEKDLNKVGKPMKMPVPSSYNDVTTSSALRDHVGVVWYQRTFYTPSSWAEMRTFVWFGSVNYIAHVWINGKLVASHELGHLPFEGDIGGVLNPTGKNYITVAIDNRLLINTVPQGRINKINTDEGEVFQQTYTFDFFHYSGIHRSVFLYTKPRVHVSDISVKTSIDGNDGTVEYVVEARGLDQGEIPNFTVSLIDADGLVVAKESGKVISGRLKVPSANLWWGRDMGYEPGYLYTLEVRVSVTNTSGQDVYRLPVGIRTVTWTNTSLLLNGKPVYFRGFGRHEDSFIRGRALDLPTMTRDYELLKWVGANGYRTSHYPYSEEVLDEADRQGFLIIDECPAVNTENFSTPLLELHKRSLSELIRRDKNRPSVVMWSIANEPFSQYDAASDYFRQIAEHTRSLDLTRPITLAIAQSVQADKSAPYLDIISFNRYNAWYSNPGRLDVIDILVEAEATAWNEKYNKPVMMTEYGADTMPGLHELPAYVWSEDYQTELMSRHFKAFDRLRKKGFFIGEFIWNFADFRTAQSFTRVGGNKKGIFTRDRQPKEVAHLVRKRYFSLAAEQYNVLIPKDLALYVSSTYAGRSEL; encoded by the exons AATGGCGCTGGGGCCCTGCTGCCGACCCTGATGACACTCTTAGGGACGTTTCTTGTCTCGGCGAACCGTACGCCGAACACGGCGACGTATCCCTCGCTAATCGGAAACGGGAATGCGACGCTTCCAGGACTTCTGTATCCCCGAGAGAGCGAGTCTCGACAG GTTGTATCGCTGAACGGGATGTGGGATTTCCTAGTTTCGCCTCCCGCCGACCCGGAGGTGGGGTACAGGGAGGGCTGGTACGAGAAGGACCTGAACAAG GTCGGCAAGCCGATGAAGATGCCGGTTCCGTCGTCCTACAACGATGTGACTACCTCGAGTGCGCTGAGGGACCACGTCGGCGTCGTCTGGTACCAGAGAACCTTCTACACGCCCTCATCCTGGGCCGAGATGCGCACCTTCGTATGGTTCGGTTCAGTGAACTACATCGCACACGTG TGGATAAACGGGAAACTCGTCGCGAGTCACGAGCTGGGACACCTCCCGTTCGAAGGTGATATTGGGGGGGTGCTGAACCCCACCGGGAAGAACTACATCACTGTCGCCATCGACAACAGGCTCCTTATAAATACCGTACCGCAGGGTAggataaacaaaataaacacGGACGAGGGAGAGGTCTTCCAGCAGACCTACACCTTTGACTTCTTCCACTACTCGGGGATACACAG ATCGGTGTTTCTCTACACAAAGCCGAGGGTCCACGTCTCGGACATCTCCGTGAAAACAAGTATCGACGGAAACGATGGTACGGTGGAGTACGTGGTGGAAGCTCGCGGTCTGGACCAAGGCGAGATTCCGAATTTCACGGTGAGCTTGATAGACGCGGACGGTCTTGTAGTCGCAAAAGAATCGGGCAAGGTGATATCGGGGAGGCTCAAGGTACCTTCCGCGAATCTTTGGTGGGGCAGGGATATGGGATACGAGCCTGGGTACCTCTATACGCTAGAGGTGCGGGTCTCGGTGACGAATACATCCGGGCAGGATGTCTACCGGCTTCCAGTCGGCATCAGGACCGTAACCTGGACCAACACCAGCCTCCTTCTGAACGGCAAACCCGTCTACTTCCGCGGTTTCGGTCGCCACGAAGACTCCTTCATCAGGGGACGCGCTCTTGACCTTCCAACCATGACCAGAGACTACGAACTCCTCAAGTGGGTCGGCGCAAACGGATACAGAACGAGCCACTACCCTTACAGCGAGGAAGTTCTCGACGAGGCAGACAG GCAGGGCTTCCTCATAATCGACGAATGTCCCGCGGTGAATACTGAAAACTTTTCTACGCCGCTGCTAGAACTCCACAAACGATCGCTGTCGGAACTCATTAGACGGGACAAAAACCGCCCCTCGGTTGTCATGTGGTCCATTGCGAACGAGCCGTTCTCCCAGTACGATGCCGCCTCGGATTACTTCCGCCAAATAGCCGAGCATACGAGATCTCTAGATCTCACAAGACCCATCACACTCGCTATAGCACAGAGTGTCCAG GCAGACAAGTCGGCTCCGTATTTAGACATAATAAGTTTCAACCGGTACAATGCATGGTACAGTAATCCGGGAAGATTGGACGTGATAGACATTTTGGTCGAAGCTGAGGCCACTGCGTGGAACGAGAAATACAACAAGCCTGTCATGATGACTGAATACGGAGCAGACACGATGCCCGGTCTTCATGAG TTACCTGCGTACGTATGGAGCGAAGATTATCAGACGGAGTTAATGTCGAGGCACTTTAAGGCGTTCGATCGTCTGAGAAAGAAGGGATTCTTTATCGGGGAGTTCATATGGAATTTTGCTGATTTCAGAACGGCACAGT CCTTCACCAGAGTCGGTGGAAACAAAAAGGGAATATTTACAAGAGACAGGCAACCGAAAGAAGTTGCGCATCTCGTACGCAAGAGGTATTTTTCTCTGGCTGCTGAACAATACAATGTGTTGATTCCAAAGGACTTGGCATTATACGTATCTTCAACATATGCAGGGCGGTCAGAACTTTAG